The DNA segment TATCTACAGTTTTGCAAATGCCCCCGAATCTGCAAGAATGGATTGGTCCTCGTTCACAAAAGGCTACTTTCTGAATCGAGAAACTTTGGTATCTGTCCTACTTTTAGTTGATGCAAGTGTCCCACCCCAGAAAATTGACCTCGATTGTGCAAATTGGCTTGGCCGAAACAATGTATGTTAGTTTTTGTTCTTGCATCTTGTATAGTTCAGAAAAACCAACTATTCTTTGATCTCACATCTTTCGtctatatatgtttatttttagATTCCGATGACTTTTGTTTTCACAAAGTGTGACAAAATGAAAGGTGGTAAAGGGAGAAAACCCGATGAGAACATTAGAGATTTTCAAGAACTGATTAGAGAAAATTATCGAATACATCCTCCATGGATAATGACTAGCAGCGTCACAGGATTGGGCAGAGACGAGCTTCTTTTGCACATGTCTCAGCTTAGGAACTATTGGGACAACGAGTAGTTTGGATACATAGCATGTACCGTGCATTTGTTTATGATATCAACTCTGATTATATGATGTGAAGCATAAATCATTTGCGCCAAAAGCTCGAACTCATGAGAAGTGGCTAAGTTAAAGGTTTTGTATTTTAGTTAACGTCTTCGATGATGGCGTCGCTGCTCTTCTTCTGCGGATGTCTACTGGAAACCACTCTCACAGCAGAGAGGCACTACTGCGCACCATCTCCTGCATCTATTATGGGATCCACTTTGTATACTTTTGGTGTGATTTGGTGGCAAAGGTCCATGATCAAAGAAGTttcaatttaattattaaaccttGAGAATGCCTATTTGGATTATGTATATTATGTTACAAGAACTTGGgataaattgatgaaaaataGTTGTTTTGAATGCTTTCTTCTATTTAACATGTTGGGAATTCAGTTTGTATCAAAGGATTTATCACCTGTTCAGTGCATATATCATTTATGATGTGTTCGACATCCAATCAGTCAAATGTTTGTTCAAAAGAAAAATTGCCAATCAAATTTCAACGTCCAGTCAACAAGATAAAAGTAAGTCAATTACATGAATCAACCCCAAATTTTTATCAAGCTAGTTCCCTTCCAATTTAGGAGAAACAAGTTTAACCATAGCTTGTGCATGGATGGCTGGCAGATTAGATTGGCAAAAGCTTTGCCATTTCTCCTGCTTCTCTTCTTCATTCTCTGTAAATGCTTCAAACAACGAGCTTACAATACCTCTAGCTGCCTCCCTTGCTTCTGGCAGCTTATCATTTAGCAAACTTGCTGCGGTTTGGATCAACGCAACCAGGCCATATTCTTGCATACTTTCGAGTTCCTGCGAAGCATTTCACACGGGTTATTAAGATACAGGAGATGGCACATAATGTTACTGTATGGGATATTACTTGGAGCCAGTTTCTTGTTTTTGTACCATCTTAGAGACACAACTGGAGATGGAAATTGCGGCTTTTGCTCGGACTTTGAGGTTCGAGTGCCCCACATATGCCTTGAGCTTATGGAGAAGAGCTAGAGGGGCAATAAACTCCACCATTGTCTTTAATCCCCTGTCTGCTTCTTCACATACAAATTTCTTATCTTGAGAGGCTTTCAGAAGTAGCTGCAGCAACTGCTTAGAAACAAGGACAAAATGGGAATTTACTTTAGAATTGCATGTAACACTACTGAGCATCAAGAAAAAACAAAACGAATCTATCTAATGTACCAAATTGTTGAAAGAATCAGAAGTGGTGGATTCAAGAAACTTTTCACCAAAAGCCTTAAATATATCAGAGGAAGCCATGATTGAGGTCTTGCACAATGCACTTCTTGGATTCTTCATTGCTTTCACCATTACTGACACCACATTTTCCCTACATACAACACATCAATTCGAAGAAACCCTATCACACTAAGCAAAAAAATGTTTAAATTGCAAAGTATTCAGATGAAGAAAAGTAGCTTAAAACTTACAAAATTGGCAGCAACATGCTAGAGTGAAAGAGTGCCAGCCGCCTGACATCATTCAGTGACTCACAAACCTTCAACCAGTCTTTTGACTCTAACCCTCCAACAAGACTCTGAAAATCCACCAATTTCCATGTAATTAACCAAGAACAAGCCAAACCCAAATTGGGAAAACAAGCATATTCAAGAGATTAAATGAGACTTCAAGAAAATAGAAAAAGAACCTGGATCTTCACTTCTGGTTCTTGAAACGCTTGGAGATTTTCAGAAGGAACATAATCTACGGAGACATCTGTAGAATTCGGTAGCGACGAAGGGTGTTGGTTTTCGTTATTCACGGCAAAATCAGGATGCTGCTGCTTCTTCTCCTTGTGAATCTGCTCTGAGAGCTTCGCTTGTTTCTTGGGCCTTTCTGGTGTGATTGGCAGCTTATTATCAAGAGACCTGAGCGCCATTTTCGTCGAAAGCTTTTTCTTAACACTCACTTGGAAGAGAGAAGAGAGAGAATCTGCGAGTAGAGTAAATTCGAGGATTGCTTTACGGAAGGGTTAAATCAAGAAAAAGGGAATCGAAAAGATTATGCAACGGTCGTTTGAGatttgaaatattgaaaatcaattaTCAGCCGAAACAcgctttttcattcacaaagcACAACGGTCATTTTTTAGATGTTGATTCTCCATCTTTTCCGAAAATGATTAATTGAATTTAAAgactatattttttaaaaaaaaaaatcaacaactatttttttacttaaaatattagtgttatttgaaaattttgggttcatgcttaaaattttaaatgccgtaaaatatatataaatttaaaaatatataattttattttatataaaatatataattatattaaataatatagttaaaattaaaaaatataagatttttttttgatataaaaCAATATATACCTAGATCATAATTCGGTTCGCTGCAAACTTTTGATATAATTGATATGTTAGTTATATGCATCAAAAGTTTTGGACCTTTTGGTATACTAGTTGTACTGCAATTTTCAGTATGATATGATATACGtgacaattaattttttttagatacAAAAGACAATTTGTTGCACATAAAAATGACGTCCAAAGATTCCGAAACAAACATATTTCAGAAtggcaaaaactcctatgagacggtctcaatggTCATTTTTATGAGACGAATCTCttgtatgggttatccattaaaaaatattacaatttatgccaaaagtattatttattattataaatatgggtagagttgacccgtctcacggatgagaccgtctcacaggaaTGTTACTTTTTCAAAATTGGGAGAGCATTCACCAACTTTTCCTAGTTGGCTTGTATTCATATTACGTGCAATTATATTTAGAATGTAACttaaaaaaatgtaattttaaACATGCTGGAGTATCGTGCCAGATAATATTTATGAATAATAGACCAATTTGTAGTTGTTTTAACAATGAAATTAGTACACTAAAGCTTGAGAGACATACAAAGAATATAGGCATTCAATGGTTACAACATGATCACGAAATCGCATTTCAAATGCGACCCCATTTGATCCttccaaaattattttaaaaaaaaaaaaaaattacaaccaAACAATGTTGCATCCACACATTTGATTATCTTTGGATGCAGCTTTCATGTTTAATCTCGGGACATCATGTACAAAATTGATCAAGGAAAAAGCCTAATCGATCCCCGGAGCCTCTCTTGCTAATACCAGGTTCTATCGCTTAACTTTGGCTGCACATCCCACACCGATTCTGTTCGGATATTGGCCTTCAGACCAACATAGCAAAGAAAACATGATGAGGCCGGAAGGCAGCCACGTGCAAGAATCTGGACAACCACAGAACAGATTAACAAAGGTCACCAACAAATTTGAAGCTAAAATGCAAATCATGAAAGAAAATAAGAATAGAGCTACATAAAAAGGATGCATGATTCATTTGTTTGATGTTCATGGATACATTTCAATGCGGAAGAGAGCTTCGAGAATGTACCTGAAATAGCAGTAGCAGGCTAGCAGTTACATAGAAATCTTCGAGAATGTACCTGAAATAGCAGTAGCAGGCAAGCAGTACATAGAAATTCAAGTCTGAGCCTCGAAAGATGCAGGTCATGATGACCAACTTATTTCATTTCCAGACGAATAGTAGTTATCTAGTCTCCTGTTtttgagaattgaaatatgaagTTGCAGcagtaacaaaaaaaaattccaaagcgAAAATCCTACCTGTAAAGCCACAGTTGCCATGACCCTCTATGTACAAAATCAATTTCACTCACCAATATCAAGTGCAATCGTAGTGTTACAAGGATCTGGAAGCATGCTGCGACTTGGCTGTTTCTCGCAACACAGCACCCACTGTAAGGAAATaatggttgcacataaacagtttgaggtgttgtcacaaggtgttgacaacacctacaataacaccttgagtaatttgcagcggaatataatttaagcgtgtataaaataaacaagcaaccaaataaataaactcaaattaattaagcaagagtataaaatactcttgcagcgcctcagggtaaaacttcactagaaaccTTTTAAAGAGTTtaacaaaccctaaaactagtgactattgtaaaatcaatttctcaaaacaagcgagaaaataaacaataaagTTTCTCCTAAAaacattctatatgaaatagaataatggAAAATATATTAAGGAGAGAAACTCTTGAAGCCAAAACACATGAGTAGCATACttcttcgatcaacaatctTTGAATGTTCTTCACGGCTTCAAGCAATCACGACCGGTACAAGCTTCAGCAGATCTTACTCAACGTACGTATCTTGAAGCTTTCTGAAAACTCTCTCAGTCTCTCTATGTATCGGTTTCTCTATTTTTTCGGTCCCTTCCTTGTGCACGCAAATCTTCAATAAATAGACCAAGAATCCTCCTTTAGAATGTTTCCTTGTAAGCGTAGGACTTTAGATTTTGATCAAGACAAATCTACACAAAAAGGAATTTAAATCAATAGAAATATGATAATAATATTCTGAtaactttatttaaaacttaaaacaagttattcaaagaaataaataacttcatgtccaagaaaggcaaaagatattaaataaaatctttttcaaactagaatgattttaaggaataaaatattcctttcaatctccctctttttgcctttctggacaaaatacAACTAAACTCCCCAttaatcaaaactccccctgaatagaTTCTCCCCCTGAGTATAAGCAGAGGTGTTGTCATAAGATGTTGGTAACATCTAGCTATGACATCTCAAATCAGAAGACATAAATGCAAGGAGAAGTAATCATACGAAACAACAGAGCAAACACCAAAACAGTTTTGATTAGGGTCAGAGCAAATCAGAGCAAAAACAAAACTTTTAACctacaataaaaacaaataaacttaGTAAAACCAAAaactacgattaaaattgatttctCTCTGAGTCAACTTCTTCACTtccttctccccctttttgtttagaaggGCCAGCTCCACGTAAAAGAGACTCATAGTGAGCCTTTAACCCTTCGTAGTAGGCAAGGTCAGCCTTTGCTTGTGcaatcttctgctcagcatgcacCAATTGAGCTTGAATGAACGTCGAATCAACAGCTTGAGCAGCAGAAGGAGGTACAAAAATAGCAGCAGCAGAGGAGGTGTTGGCAGCACCTGCCATGACACCTGCTTAATCAGCAGTCTCAGACCAAGGAAGGTCTAACTTCCTATTTCCTTTGAGCAATGCCGGTGCAATCTTTAGCAACTCCCCAGGCTCAATAAGTACTTCATCATCATATCTCTCAATTTCTTGAGACAGCAACATAGAGTAAATGAGTGATGGATAAGGCAACTTCAAAGTAGGTTGAGCACCGTCTGCAAATgccatgactgtgtcaaacacgAGTCGGCCATAATTGAAAGCAATTCCAGTACCAATAGCATACAAGACAGGGACTTGATGCTTGGTAATCACACTGAAATTTCCAGATGGAGTCCAGGTCTTCACGGCAGTTTTATGAAGAACAGAGTAAAAGGATGTAAGCTTGGCTACTGATAATTTCTTAGGATGTGCTGGGTACGCAGTGGCATGCCCCCCAGTGATGACAGATATCATCTCATCCATGGTTGGTAGAGCAGCATCATCAGAGGCAGGAGTATGAAGGAATCCATTTATAATGGCAGGGCTGAAAGAGAAGATCTGCCCTCGCACATAAACTTGCCCATACTTCATGTATCTTGGATCCCTCACAGCTTCAGTGAGATTGCAGTAAAAATCACGCACAATCTCTCTGAAATACGAACCAGCAGTAGTAACAGTAGACAGAAGGTTTCTTACCTCAAAAAATTTCACCATATTTTGAGCTCCATAGCTCTCCATATCAATGTTATGCTCTTCCAGAAACTCTCTATCAGCATAATTCTCCCAGCGATCAGCAATTTCCTTGGAATAAAAAGCAGATGAATAGGACGAATTTACCCGATACTCTTCTcctaaggtgttgtccagggtgtcggcaacaccttcctcagcaccttcctcttcttcttcagagtcatcagaatctGACTCTTCTTCCAACTCATTCTTAGCATCTGAATCTTCACTCGAATCAAAGCTGGAACTATCAGAAGGTTGAGGGCGATTGTCAGCATATTCCTGAAGCATCTCTTCATCAGGATCATCCTCGGATTCTGGAACAGAAGCAGTAGCAGTGGATATAGGCTTCTTGCCTTTTGACTTCTTAATTTTATCCATAAACTGGGCTATAGAAATCTCCTTATCATCAGATAGAACAGGAGGAGCAGTAGATGATGGTCCCTCAGGAGCAGGAACATCTGTCTGAGCAGTAGCAGAAGGAATTTCTGATTCAGTGGAATCACTGTCAGAAGATGAATTCCCCTTTGAAGTTTCTTCAGATTCAAACGGAACGGGAATAGTTGGAATAGAGGGTTCCATGGCACTCGCCTTTCCCCTTTTTCGATGTACCAATTTAAAGTCTTCATCTGAGCTTGCATCACCAGAAGAGAATTCGGTGTCCACGAGAGAAGGTCTGGATGGTTGACCCTTTCCTCGAAATCTCTTTGATGCAGTATAATCTGGGTTGTAGCCAGCTTGTCTCTTTGATCTATGGGTTAAGGGTTTCGTAGGAAACACCTTATTCAGAACGGACATATCAGGCAAATTTTCCACATCGATCTCATTCCCTGGCTCTCCTGAAGCGATGGAGTCCAAAGGCACTGGTTCTTCAGCAACAGGGATCAACGCTTGTTCAACCACAAGGTGTGGTGATGtaggtgttgtaacaccttcCGTAGCATCTTCTGAATATCCCATCTTAGAACGAATATCTTGGGGATCAAAACCCTTTTCTGCCATGAAAATGCGTGAGGATAAAATATTGCGAATGGAATAGGGCAATATTAATCAGAGAGTATTGAGAATAAGGGAATTCGGGATGAAAAtaaggaaataaaatatttccaacGGAAGATAAAAACACagatatataatccctcaaacaTTTTCCTATTCTAACTTGGATTCTGTAGGcccccaacggtaacaaaatcTCAACGGTAACTATGAGGAAAATGGTAACAAATCCGACTTAATTAGGCAATAAATCCCTTTGATTTCCTCCGATAATCTTggcccaaatatttcaccaaatcTTTTCAAttttaactcctcatcagaatataacaccactgaaacaaaatctaatcacattcaaattcaaaaattcagaggatagggcaaaaatcacaaatttttttCGATCGGAATTCATAACCTTTTGGCCAAAGATATTCACAAAtcaaaatatgcatgtcctaattatgtctaaaacaaaaTGCGACATAAACTTAAAATGCAATTATGTGCACAAATAATATGATGACAAGCgaggtgttatccacgatgttggcaacatcttccagcaacacttcaggattaaaaaaaatttatttccagATAGCCATTAAATTCATTattacagaagtggtagcctgcacactaaaggaacgatcttcaatggacccctttaggtagctttttccatttgcttctgtttttcaatcaaatttgatgattgagatGATCTTATTTAaccattttgttattttgagtttCTGAATTTGCGAAATTACTTTTCACTTGAGAcaggatcatggaatacacgaacatccctccactacttcatgatttagtcagaactcttcttcaATTAAATCTTATTAAATTGTAAAACAatttgcaaagaatcctgagtgaaaaacTGGTCAATGATTACAAAGTATCAAACAATTCACAAAACAAAGTGTATGCATGAATGCGACATGCCTAATGATCCTAaagatgcacatgcatgaaaaggtgttgtcacagggtgttggcaacactccagaCAACATCTAAGTTCtttctataatgcacacatactgagagacttccttagactagaaaatctctcgaaatccaaagcttttgtgaatatatcagctaattggttattagttctaacaaactcaattaagatcatgcttttctcgaccaaatctcgaatgaaatgatgtctaatgtcaatgtgtttggttcgagagtgttgtactggatttttggatatatcaatggcactagaattatcacagtacacaataggagtatcactcttaacaccataataatttagcatttgattcatccacagaagttgtgagcaacaactacctacagcaacatactcagactcggcagtagacaatgagacacaattttgtttcttgctATACCATGATACTAAATTATTCCCCAAGTAAaaacatcctcccgaagtgctctttctctcatctaaatccccagcccaatcaccatcactaaatcctaccaaattcgaattggtttctttagtgtaccacaaacccaagTTCAAATTTCcagccacatatttcagtatacgttttACGGCCTTCAAGTGAGTAATCTTTGGattagactggtatctagcacacagacaaacactatacatgatatcaggtaTAATAGAACTTAAATAtaaaagactaccaatcatgcttctgtagagggtgttgtcaacatcttcggcaacatcctctctagacagtttttcatttgaccccataggtgtgcgcatgtgtttagtgttatCATTCAGAAACTTCTTCACAAGATTTTTAGCATGCTTGCTTTGACTCAAAAagataccatcatgcatttgtttcacttgtaatCACAAAAAGTAAGTTAAttcaccaaccatgctcatctcgaatgtagaagacatgcacttcacaaaatcattagcaagtttatcatttgaagcacaaaagattatatcatccacatagatttgaaaaattaagatattaccttgagacttttgtacAAATAAAGTCTTATCCACTTCAAATCTTTTGAAACCAATGTTTAACAAGTAATCGGTGAgtcttccataccatgcacgtggtgcttacTTCAATCCATATAATGCCTTTTTCAATTTGtacacataatcaagatgatttggatcctcaaaacCTTTAGGTTGTTttacataaacttcttcatttaggatcacattcaaaaaggcactttttacatccatttgaaaaattttcattctcatgttacatgaaatagcaagcaaaagtcgaacaaactcaatgcgggctacaggagcaaaggtttcatcaaaatccaccccttcaacctgtgtgtacccttgagctaccaacctagatttatttctaatgatgtttcccgactcatcagttttattcttgaaaatccacttagttcctatgacattaccatgagcaggacacggtactaagtaccaaacatcattcctaacaaattgttctaattcttcatgcatagcattgacccaaaattcatcttttaatgcctcttcaacctttttgggctcaatgtttgacacgaagcaagagaatcttacctgagaatacgTAGAACTCATGCATAACAAACCCGCCATTTTTTgataatccactttctctttccttcgagtttgcaagtctccatgcacatctccaataatctgtgaggttgggtgattcttctgaattctgcttggaacattctttccagtttcatttacctcactgttTTCATCAATATTCTCATCAGTAGGCTTTTCATCTTTTGGTTCTAGAAATTTTATAGAAggtgttgtcggaggtgttggaaacactccttggacaacatctgaacttccagaattatccagcagatcatcaacttcatcctcagctgtctttttctttagatctgcaaagtcatcaaaaacaacattaattgactcaaaaatagtccttgttctcaagttatacatcctataggctcggctatttgatgaatatcccaagaacattcacttatcactttttgcatcaaatttagcaagatgatctctatcattaaaaacgtgacatacacatccaaaaacatgaaaatatttaaggtttggcctctttcccatgagaatttcataggatgtcatagtggtaccattcctcaaataaaccctatttgaaatatgacaagcagtattcaaggcttcagcccaaaaaatcgttttgaaatatttttagaacttaacatcac comes from the Henckelia pumila isolate YLH828 chromosome 1, ASM3356847v2, whole genome shotgun sequence genome and includes:
- the LOC140876370 gene encoding uncharacterized protein; this encodes MALRSLDNKLPITPERPKKQAKLSEQIHKEKKQQHPDFAVNNENQHPSSLPNSTDVSVDYVPSENLQAFQEPEVKIQSLVGGLESKDWLKVCESLNDVRRLALFHSSMLLPILENVVSVMVKAMKNPRSALCKTSIMASSDIFKAFGEKFLESTTSDSFNNLLLQLLLKASQDKKFVCEEADRGLKTMVEFIAPLALLHKLKAYVGHSNLKVRAKAAISISSCVSKMELESMQEYGLVALIQTAASLLNDKLPEAREAARGIVSSLFEAFTENEEEKQEKWQSFCQSNLPAIHAQAMVKLVSPKLEGN